In Rickettsia endosymbiont of Gonocerus acuteangulatus, the following are encoded in one genomic region:
- the istB gene encoding IS21-like element helper ATPase IstB gives MQNLFNDLRSFRLSGIVNSLNERIIYAQNNKLGFKEFLSLLCEDEKSNRKDNNYRRRKSAAKLPVTKNLEDFDFNFQPSVDAKVISDLSTCDYINTKGNVIFIGDSGTGKTHLAIGLALKALTREYSVYFTTVSDMLYNLHIARADNSYHKKVKLLLSFDLLILDELGFKQLPKHSVEDFFNIIAKRYENKSTIITTNKDFEKWNEIFADEVLTHAIIDRVVHHAHILNIKR, from the coding sequence ATGCAGAACTTATTTAATGACCTACGAAGCTTTAGATTATCAGGTATAGTCAATAGTTTAAATGAAAGGATTATTTATGCTCAAAATAATAAACTAGGATTTAAAGAATTTCTATCACTATTATGTGAAGATGAAAAATCTAACCGTAAGGATAATAATTACCGTCGCCGTAAAAGTGCTGCTAAATTGCCGGTAACTAAAAATTTAGAAGACTTTGATTTTAATTTCCAACCAAGTGTTGATGCCAAAGTAATAAGTGATTTATCAACTTGTGATTATATTAATACTAAGGGAAATGTAATATTCATAGGTGATTCAGGAACTGGGAAAACTCATCTTGCCATTGGGCTAGCATTAAAAGCTTTAACACGAGAATACTCTGTATATTTTACTACGGTATCGGATATGCTTTATAATTTACATATTGCAAGAGCAGATAATAGTTATCACAAAAAGGTTAAATTACTCCTATCGTTTGATTTATTAATTCTTGATGAGCTCGGGTTTAAGCAATTGCCAAAACATTCAGTAGAAGACTTTTTTAATATTATTGCTAAACGATATGAAAATAAATCTACCATTATTACCACAAACAAGGATTTTGAAAAATGGAATGAAATATTTGCTGATGAAGTATTAACTCATGCAATTATTGATCGAGTGGTACATCATGCTCATATACTAAACATAAAAAGGTAA
- the istA gene encoding IS21 family transposase, translated as MYTTIITLYKQGNSQRNIAKLTRTDRKTVRKIINRYVEAGTESPAIYERSSVLDFWHEKIIELLEKNLSYIRIFEELKNQAYTSSYTSLTRYIKKYKIKDNSCIRFHTLAGEEAQVDFGDIGLQYNSKGRRVKAYVFNMRLSYSRLDYYEVVFDQSCQTWIQCHINAFNYFAGSPKVIKLDNLKAGVVDANFYEPVYQKEYKCLADHYGILLSPCRVYQPQEKGKVESGIKYVKNNFFAGRKFDRYEELTNGLANWLNKANSRIHGTTKRIPRELFEQEERSSLIPLPLETFDLSSWHNRKVAKDCHITIDNNYYSVPAKYIYSEVMVQLSPKLVQIFSIQNDLIARHVRTEGKGIFTTNPSHYAKYKRLCPGFIEYSEHYQQQMQQIGNNCSLLLESLQQTRVNDWQRCARGIISLRKVYNDDLIDKACHRALHYGISSYSKIKNILNSNAVNLPLPEFGGNNAELI; from the coding sequence ATGTATACAACAATTATCACCCTTTATAAACAAGGCAATAGTCAAAGGAATATTGCCAAACTAACAAGAACAGACCGCAAAACAGTACGAAAAATAATAAACCGCTATGTAGAGGCTGGTACAGAATCCCCAGCAATCTATGAACGATCTTCAGTTTTGGATTTTTGGCACGAAAAAATAATTGAGTTATTAGAAAAAAATCTGAGTTACATAAGAATTTTTGAGGAGTTAAAAAATCAAGCTTATACAAGCAGTTATACTTCTTTGACCCGTTATATCAAAAAATATAAAATTAAGGATAACAGTTGCATTCGTTTTCATACTTTAGCAGGAGAGGAAGCACAAGTAGATTTTGGTGACATAGGCTTACAGTATAATTCTAAAGGGCGTAGAGTTAAAGCATATGTATTTAATATGCGTTTAAGCTATAGTCGCCTTGATTATTATGAAGTAGTGTTTGATCAAAGTTGTCAAACATGGATTCAATGTCATATCAATGCATTTAATTATTTTGCTGGTAGTCCAAAAGTAATAAAACTTGATAATCTTAAAGCTGGAGTAGTAGATGCCAATTTTTATGAGCCAGTATATCAGAAGGAATATAAGTGCTTAGCCGATCATTATGGAATTTTACTTTCTCCTTGTCGAGTGTATCAACCGCAAGAAAAAGGCAAAGTTGAGTCGGGAATAAAATACGTTAAAAATAATTTTTTTGCTGGTCGTAAATTTGATAGATATGAAGAATTAACAAATGGTCTTGCAAATTGGTTAAATAAGGCCAATAGCCGAATACATGGTACTACTAAGAGAATACCTAGAGAACTGTTTGAGCAAGAGGAAAGAAGTAGTTTGATTCCTTTACCATTAGAAACTTTTGATTTGTCATCTTGGCATAATCGAAAAGTAGCAAAAGATTGTCATATTACCATAGATAATAATTATTACTCTGTACCAGCAAAATATATATACAGTGAGGTAATGGTACAATTGTCCCCAAAACTTGTTCAAATATTTTCTATACAAAATGATTTAATAGCAAGACACGTTAGAACAGAGGGCAAGGGGATATTTACCACTAATCCGTCTCATTATGCTAAATACAAACGTCTATGCCCAGGTTTTATAGAATATAGTGAACATTATCAACAACAAATGCAGCAGATAGGGAATAATTGCAGTTTATTATTAGAATCATTACAACAAACAAGAGTGAATGATTGGCAACGTTGTGCACGAGGTATCATTTCTTTACGTAAGGTTTACAATGATGACTTAATAGATAAAGCCTGTCATAGAGCACTACATTATGGTATAAGTTCTTACTCTAAAATTAAGAATATTTTAAATAGTAATGCAGTAAACTTACCATTACCAGAGTTTGGAGGTAATAATGCAGAACTTATTTAA
- a CDS encoding IS30 family transposase, translating into MTISTESIYRFVYTSAVAAKLKLYSYLPSKRYKRQERGTRHQRIIIPQRISIHQRDAIATKKVEVGNFEADLTFHKGNQSMNIGALVDKKSQKIILVLNNSKRATTVTNGFLRKIKTLPNSVRKTITMDNGKEFVGHVAYRLSGFQTFFCDPYHPRQKALVEKMNSMIHRILPKNTDITTVTQRGLDNVAEILNNMPRKIFGYKTPNEIWAENL; encoded by the coding sequence ATGACAATCAGTACAGAAAGTATATATAGATTCGTCTACACTTCTGCAGTAGCAGCTAAATTAAAGTTATATAGCTATTTACCGTCTAAAAGATATAAAAGGCAAGAAAGGGGGACAAGGCATCAAAGGATCATTATACCACAAAGGATCTCAATACATCAGCGTGATGCAATAGCTACGAAAAAGGTAGAAGTAGGGAATTTTGAGGCAGATCTTACATTTCATAAAGGTAATCAAAGTATGAATATTGGTGCACTGGTGGATAAAAAGAGTCAAAAGATTATTTTAGTGCTGAATAACTCCAAGAGAGCTACAACAGTTACCAATGGTTTTTTAAGAAAGATAAAAACTCTTCCAAATAGTGTGAGAAAGACTATTACTATGGATAATGGCAAAGAGTTTGTGGGGCATGTTGCCTATAGACTATCTGGGTTTCAAACTTTCTTTTGTGATCCATACCATCCTAGACAAAAAGCATTAGTGGAAAAAATGAATTCTATGATTCATAGAATTTTACCTAAAAATACAGATATTACTACCGTTACACAAAGAGGTCTTGACAATGTTGCTGAGATTTTAAATAACATGCCAAGAAAGATTTTTGGTTATAAAACCCCCAATGAAATTTGGGCAGAAAATTTATAG
- a CDS encoding HigA family addiction module antitoxin yields the protein MTKKLSPISPGQILFEKFMEPMSISQSKLARDIDVPVTRINNIIKHHRSITADTALRLGKYFNVNPRWLINMQNQYDLEIAEDEGWKAKEQRIRTFAIAS from the coding sequence ATGACGAAAAAATTATCTCCTATATCACCGGGACAAATTCTATTCGAGAAATTTATGGAACCTATGAGTATTAGTCAAAGCAAACTTGCTCGTGATATTGATGTACCTGTTACTCGAATTAATAATATAATTAAACATCATCGCTCAATCACTGCTGATACAGCACTCCGTTTAGGCAAATATTTTAATGTTAATCCTCGTTGGTTGATAAATATGCAAAATCAATATGATTTAGAAATTGCTGAAGATGAAGGTTGGAAAGCTAAAGAGCAAAGAATAAGAACTTTTGCTATAGCTAGTTAG
- the recO gene encoding DNA repair protein RecO yields the protein MNIKDIGVIIAKKPLKENTFIITVFTKNHGLYSGVAKESSKKSKFIYQEGNVVDFLWQARLHEHIGIAKCELIKSYTGHFIISKAKLYAFNSVISLIKELFHEREEHYNFFSLLINYLDNLAKHFCFRDYINFELALLAEMGYELDFTKCGVSNTTQDLAYLSPKSGRAVSYEVGTPYKDKLLPLPKFLLTDKDEITLEEKRQALSLTSYFFNRYLFHNHRQPEIRQVFVEYILVANTA from the coding sequence ATGAATATAAAAGATATAGGAGTAATAATTGCTAAAAAGCCGTTAAAGGAAAATACGTTTATTATTACAGTTTTTACTAAGAATCATGGTTTATATTCAGGTGTTGCAAAGGAATCTTCGAAAAAAAGTAAATTCATATATCAAGAAGGTAATGTAGTAGATTTTTTATGGCAAGCAAGACTTCATGAACATATCGGAATTGCCAAATGTGAGCTTATCAAATCTTATACCGGTCATTTTATTATAAGTAAAGCCAAGCTGTATGCTTTTAATTCTGTTATATCTTTAATTAAAGAATTGTTTCACGAAAGAGAAGAGCATTATAATTTTTTCTCACTGCTAATAAACTATCTGGATAATCTAGCAAAGCATTTTTGTTTTCGTGATTATATTAATTTTGAGCTGGCACTGCTTGCTGAAATGGGTTATGAACTTGACTTTACTAAATGCGGCGTTAGCAATACTACGCAAGATTTAGCCTATCTATCACCTAAATCAGGCAGAGCTGTATCATATGAGGTAGGAACACCTTATAAAGATAAATTATTACCTTTGCCAAAATTTCTGCTTACAGATAAAGATGAAATTACTCTAGAAGAAAAAAGACAAGCTTTAAGCTTAACAAGCTATTTCTTTAACAGATATTTGTTTCATAATCATAGACAGCCTGAGATAAGACAAGTGTTTGTAGAATATATACTTGTTGCTAATACTGCTTAA
- the tnpA gene encoding IS200/IS605 family transposase, giving the protein MSKYIHKSHNVTVLLYHMVFPAKYRRAVFDVSVDQVLREICLEIEKRYQIKFLEIGVDEDHVHFLVQSVPTYSVTKIVTTIKSVTARQIFRQCPQVKKQLWGGEFWTDGYFTSTVGKHGNENMIGKYVKNQGKEYQKLHEDHQLAFF; this is encoded by the coding sequence ATGAGCAAATATATACATAAAAGTCATAATGTTACGGTACTGCTGTATCACATGGTATTTCCAGCAAAATATCGCCGAGCAGTGTTTGACGTATCAGTTGATCAAGTATTACGAGAAATATGTTTAGAGATAGAAAAGAGATATCAAATAAAATTTTTAGAAATAGGGGTTGATGAAGATCATGTCCATTTTTTGGTACAATCTGTACCAACCTATAGCGTAACAAAAATAGTAACAACAATTAAAAGTGTTACAGCTCGTCAAATATTTAGACAGTGTCCACAGGTAAAGAAACAATTATGGGGTGGAGAATTTTGGACTGATGGATATTTTACGAGTACGGTAGGTAAGCATGGAAATGAGAATATGATAGGAAAATACGTAAAAAACCAAGGCAAGGAATATCAGAAACTGCATGAGGATCATCAGCTAGCTTTCTTCTAA
- a CDS encoding transposase, whose product MSKRIKLQAIPINRTDYCQFLIVSQKNYSLTYYAEHAKKCSHDVINRFLRNEKYTPSLLWEHIKNDVIFSSNGYTIFDDTVLNKRNTKQIEIARSQYSGATGRVTKGIGVVSLVYYNPDINKFWVIDYRIFAPDHDGATKLEHLLNMLNNAVYSKKIPFQTVLFDTWYSTHKIMQHVDSLGKYYYAPIKANRNVSKTHDSKPYKAVKELTFSDEEIRHGVEIHIKGFAKNKHVNLFKFTVPTNRVEYVVTNNKTQKSSKAAQDECGFRWVIESMHREIKQLTGIERCQCRKQRIQRNHISWAFLVWAFLKRTANTIGKTVYQIKLGLLDDYMQQQLRSPSLRYLEPNIA is encoded by the coding sequence ATGTCAAAGAGGATAAAGTTGCAAGCAATACCAATTAATAGGACAGATTATTGTCAATTTTTAATAGTTAGCCAAAAGAATTATAGTTTAACCTACTACGCTGAACATGCAAAGAAATGTAGTCATGATGTTATTAATAGATTTTTAAGGAATGAAAAATATACACCTTCTTTGTTATGGGAACACATCAAGAATGATGTTATTTTTTCATCTAATGGATATACAATATTTGATGATACGGTTTTAAATAAAAGGAATACGAAGCAAATAGAAATTGCAAGATCGCAGTACAGTGGAGCTACAGGTAGAGTTACTAAAGGTATAGGAGTAGTGAGTCTGGTATATTATAACCCTGATATTAATAAGTTTTGGGTAATAGATTATCGAATTTTTGCACCTGATCATGATGGAGCAACAAAACTAGAACACCTATTAAACATGTTAAATAATGCTGTTTATAGCAAGAAGATTCCTTTTCAAACAGTACTTTTTGACACATGGTATTCTACACACAAAATTATGCAACATGTTGACTCTCTGGGGAAATATTATTATGCCCCTATTAAAGCCAATAGAAACGTTAGTAAAACACACGATTCTAAACCTTATAAAGCTGTAAAAGAGTTGACATTTTCAGATGAAGAGATCAGGCATGGAGTAGAGATTCATATAAAAGGCTTTGCTAAAAATAAGCATGTTAATTTGTTTAAATTTACTGTTCCTACCAACAGAGTTGAGTATGTTGTTACCAATAACAAAACTCAAAAATCTTCTAAAGCTGCACAAGATGAGTGTGGCTTTCGATGGGTAATTGAGAGCATGCACAGAGAAATTAAGCAACTTACTGGGATAGAACGTTGTCAATGCAGGAAACAGCGTATTCAACGTAATCATATTAGTTGGGCATTTTTAGTTTGGGCATTTCTCAAAAGGACTGCAAATACAATCGGTAAAACGGTTTACCAAATAAAGTTAGGGCTTTTAGATGACTATATGCAACAACAGCTGCGTTCTCCATCTTTACGATATTTAGAACCAAACATAGCGTAA
- a CDS encoding helix-turn-helix domain-containing protein: MMNRKYRHLSREERYEIKRMYDLGVSINKIAQHLTRSKSTISMELKRNKVKDKYMPYVAQEKYENRMYSISH, from the coding sequence ATGATGAACAGAAAATATAGACACTTATCTCGAGAAGAGAGATATGAGATAAAAAGAATGTATGACCTAGGAGTCAGTATTAATAAGATAGCACAACATCTTACGAGGTCTAAAAGCACTATTAGTATGGAGCTAAAAAGAAATAAGGTAAAAGATAAGTATATGCCTTATGTTGCTCAGGAAAAATATGAAAACAGGATGTATAGCATAAGTCATTAA
- a CDS encoding IS630 family transposase translates to MARAYAIELRLRVIKAVEAGIRISKVSKLFNVSRDTIYKWKKLKDKQGTLEAATGYQKGHSHKIKDSESFKEFFKANMNKTSKELAKQWGNIASVTILRQIRKLGYSYKKTHFHPKRDIKLRNEFIAKIQTITKDKLVYLDESGIEDNACKEYGWSIIGQRCYGEKVYQHKFRISMIAGLCNGNLIAPVIFEGNCNTEVFKTYIRDVLITELQPGQTVIMDNINFHKNSKVKELIESIGCTILYLPTYSPDLNPIEHYWFKIKNEIRKVVGDFETFYDAVFNTIKLSVS, encoded by the coding sequence ATGGCACGAGCATATGCAATAGAACTAAGACTAAGAGTTATAAAAGCTGTAGAAGCAGGGATACGAATAAGTAAGGTAAGTAAATTATTTAATGTAAGTCGTGATACTATATATAAATGGAAAAAATTAAAAGATAAGCAAGGTACTTTAGAAGCAGCAACTGGTTATCAGAAAGGACATAGTCATAAGATAAAAGATTCAGAATCTTTTAAAGAATTTTTTAAAGCTAATATGAATAAAACATCAAAGGAGTTAGCAAAGCAATGGGGTAATATTGCATCTGTAACTATTTTAAGACAAATCAGAAAACTTGGTTATAGCTATAAAAAAACTCATTTTCATCCGAAAAGAGATATTAAATTAAGAAATGAATTTATAGCAAAGATACAAACCATCACAAAGGACAAATTAGTATATCTTGATGAATCTGGAATAGAGGATAATGCTTGCAAAGAGTATGGATGGAGCATTATAGGACAAAGGTGTTATGGAGAAAAGGTGTATCAACATAAATTTAGAATAAGTATGATAGCTGGTCTTTGTAATGGTAATCTTATTGCTCCTGTAATATTTGAAGGTAATTGTAATACAGAGGTCTTTAAAACTTATATTAGGGATGTATTAATTACAGAATTACAACCTGGGCAAACCGTTATTATGGATAACATTAATTTTCATAAAAATTCTAAAGTTAAAGAGTTAATTGAATCCATTGGTTGTACCATATTGTATTTACCAACTTACTCTCCTGATTTAAATCCTATAGAGCATTACTGGTTTAAGATAAAAAATGAAATTAGGAAAGTTGTAGGAGATTTTGAAACATTTTATGATGCTGTTTTTAATACTATTAAATTGTCAGTATCTTAA
- a CDS encoding transposase, protein MSKRIKLQAIPINRTDYCQFLIVSQKNYSLTYYAEHAKKCSHDVINRFLRNEKYTPSLLWEHIKNDVIFSSNGYTIFDDTVLNKRNTKQIEIARSQYSGAIGRVTKGIGVVSLVYYNPDINKFWVIDYRIFAPDHDGATKLEHLLNMLNNAVYSKKIPFQTVLFDTWYSTHKIMQHVDSLGKYYYAPIKANRNVSKTHDSKPYKAVKKLTFSDEEIRHGVEIHIKGFAKNKHVNLFKFTVPTNRVEYVVTNNKTQKSSKAAQDECGFRWVIESMHREIKQLTGIERCQCRKQRIQRNHQNLRYV, encoded by the coding sequence ATGTCAAAGAGGATAAAGTTGCAAGCAATACCAATTAATAGGACAGATTATTGTCAATTTTTAATAGTTAGCCAAAAGAATTATAGTTTAACCTACTACGCTGAACATGCAAAGAAATGTAGTCATGATGTTATTAATAGATTTTTAAGGAATGAAAAATATACACCTTCTTTGTTATGGGAACACATCAAGAATGATGTTATTTTTTCATCTAATGGATATACAATATTTGATGATACGGTTTTAAATAAAAGGAATACGAAGCAAATAGAAATTGCAAGATCGCAGTACAGTGGAGCTATAGGTAGAGTTACTAAAGGTATAGGAGTAGTGAGTCTGGTATATTATAACCCTGATATTAATAAGTTTTGGGTAATAGATTATCGAATTTTTGCACCTGATCATGATGGAGCAACAAAACTAGAACACCTATTAAACATGTTAAATAATGCTGTTTATAGCAAGAAGATTCCTTTTCAAACAGTACTTTTTGACACATGGTATTCTACACACAAAATTATGCAACATGTTGACTCTCTGGGGAAATATTATTATGCCCCTATTAAAGCCAATAGAAACGTTAGTAAAACGCACGATTCTAAACCTTATAAAGCTGTAAAAAAGTTGACATTTTCAGATGAAGAGATCAGGCATGGAGTAGAGATTCATATAAAAGGCTTTGCTAAAAATAAGCATGTTAATTTGTTTAAATTTACTGTTCCTACCAACAGAGTTGAGTATGTTGTTACCAATAACAAAACTCAAAAATCTTCTAAAGCTGCACAAGATGAGTGTGGCTTTCGATGGGTAATTGAGAGCATGCACAGAGAAATTAAGCAACTTACTGGGATAGAACGTTGTCAATGCAGGAAACAGCGTATTCAACGTAATCATCAAAACTTACGCTATGTTTGA
- a CDS encoding DUF2335 domain-containing protein: protein MKETKSFFTKNNRLNKGYAKNFNSNEIDKNFYRKKFEHILPPIDTVTEYENIYPGTLEKLVNMAQKEQAHKHEIELQNLKIKEKVAKLTRVCLTIFGIVAVLVSVFV from the coding sequence ATGAAAGAGACTAAAAGTTTTTTTACAAAAAATAATAGATTAAACAAAGGTTATGCTAAGAATTTTAATTCTAATGAAATAGATAAAAATTTTTATCGTAAAAAGTTTGAGCATATATTGCCGCCAATTGATACAGTTACTGAATATGAAAATATTTATCCAGGTACTTTAGAAAAGTTAGTAAATATGGCACAAAAAGAGCAAGCTCATAAGCATGAGATAGAATTACAAAATTTAAAAATAAAGGAAAAAGTTGCCAAATTAACTAGAGTTTGTCTAACAATATTTGGTATTGTCGCTGTATTAGTTTCGGTATTTGTTTAA
- the infC gene encoding translation initiation factor IF-3 yields MRAREVRLVGENGEMHGIVNIRQALDMAERVGLDLVEISPNAEPPVCKILDFGKFKYESKKRLHEARKKQKIVVLKEMKFKPNISIGDFETKLRKIKEFLKDGDKVKISLWFKGREILHKDVGEELFKRIEVGLEGLAKIDQQAKMEGKQMIMIVSSDNKV; encoded by the coding sequence ATCAGAGCTAGAGAGGTTCGTTTAGTAGGCGAAAATGGTGAGATGCATGGCATCGTAAATATTAGGCAAGCACTTGATATGGCTGAAAGAGTCGGTCTTGATTTGGTTGAGATATCGCCTAATGCTGAGCCTCCTGTATGTAAAATTTTAGATTTCGGTAAATTTAAGTACGAAAGCAAAAAGCGTTTGCACGAAGCACGTAAAAAGCAAAAAATAGTCGTACTTAAAGAAATGAAATTCAAGCCTAATATTAGTATAGGTGACTTTGAAACTAAACTAAGGAAAATAAAAGAATTTCTAAAAGATGGTGATAAAGTAAAAATCTCTTTATGGTTTAAAGGTAGAGAAATCCTTCATAAGGATGTTGGTGAAGAATTATTTAAACGTATAGAAGTAGGATTAGAAGGGCTTGCTAAAATCGATCAGCAGGCTAAAATGGAAGGCAAGCAAATGATAATGATAGTTAGCTCTGACAATAAGGTGTAA
- a CDS encoding pyruvate dehydrogenase complex dihydrolipoamide acetyltransferase, protein MPIKILMPALSPTMTEGNLARWLKKEGDKINPGEVIAEIETDKATMEVEAVDEGILAKIIIPQGSQNVPVNSLIAVLIEEGEESSEIEEFIAKNNSNSPKKEEISKPAETIAPQNVKEESITTASNQNNIKVFASPLAKRLAKIQNVRLEEIKGTGLHGRIIKQDVLSHKGGSKALSNKIVSRNPEEYRLLPNNNIRKIIAKRLLESKQTVPHFYLSIECNVDKLLDIREDINKSFGDDKSAKISVNDFIILAVAKALQEVPNANASWGDDAIRYYNNVDISVAVAIENGLVTPIIRNANQKNIVELSSEMKGLIKKARENKLTPEEFQGGGFTISNLGMYGIKNFNAIINPPQSCIMGVGSSSKRAIVKNDQISIATIMDVTLSADHRVVDGAVGAEFLAAFKRFIESPALMLL, encoded by the coding sequence ATGCCAATCAAAATTTTAATGCCTGCTTTATCTCCAACTATGACGGAAGGGAATTTAGCAAGGTGGTTAAAAAAAGAAGGAGATAAAATCAATCCAGGAGAAGTGATTGCTGAAATCGAAACCGATAAAGCAACTATGGAAGTAGAGGCAGTAGATGAGGGTATTCTTGCTAAAATAATTATTCCTCAAGGTAGTCAAAATGTGCCTGTGAATTCGTTAATTGCAGTATTAATCGAAGAGGGGGAAGAATCATCCGAAATTGAAGAATTTATAGCGAAAAACAACAGTAACTCACCTAAAAAAGAAGAAATATCAAAACCTGCTGAAACTATAGCTCCTCAGAACGTTAAGGAAGAGAGTATTACGACCGCTTCAAATCAAAACAATATTAAGGTATTTGCTTCACCGCTTGCTAAAAGACTCGCAAAAATCCAAAATGTCAGACTTGAAGAAATTAAAGGTACTGGACTGCACGGCAGAATAATCAAACAAGATGTATTATCGCATAAAGGCGGATCAAAAGCCTTAAGCAATAAGATAGTTAGTAGAAATCCTGAAGAATATCGCTTGCTACCTAATAACAATATACGTAAAATTATAGCTAAGCGTCTTCTTGAATCAAAACAAACAGTTCCACATTTTTATTTATCAATAGAATGTAATGTTGATAAGTTATTAGATATAAGAGAAGATATTAATAAGTCTTTTGGTGATGATAAATCCGCAAAAATATCAGTCAATGACTTTATTATTCTAGCTGTTGCTAAAGCTTTGCAAGAAGTGCCGAACGCTAATGCATCGTGGGGGGATGATGCTATTAGATATTACAATAATGTTGATATTTCTGTAGCGGTAGCAATTGAAAATGGACTTGTTACTCCGATAATTAGAAATGCTAACCAGAAAAATATTGTAGAGCTATCTAGTGAAATGAAAGGACTAATCAAGAAAGCTAGAGAAAATAAATTAACTCCCGAAGAATTCCAAGGTGGAGGGTTTACTATCTCAAATCTAGGTATGTATGGTATTAAAAATTTCAATGCTATAATTAACCCGCCGCAAAGTTGTATAATGGGCGTTGGTAGTAGCTCAAAACGTGCTATAGTCAAAAATGATCAAATAAGTATAGCAACAATTATGGATGTAACTCTTTCTGCTGACCACAGAGTAGTAGATGGAGCAGTTGGAGCAGAATTCTTAGCAGCATTTAAGAGGTTTATAGAAAGCCCTGCTTTAATGCTGTTGTAA
- the prfA gene encoding peptide chain release factor 1 codes for MNISTFSDNLAKILDKYEDLSEKLSSGIGGEEFVKASKEYADLEDIVQKIKEYNKAKAELEEANNFKQEPGLDKATLEMIEEEIRTLEDSLPSLERSVKIALLPKDEADSKSAIIEIRAGIGGEEAALFAAKLFNMYQRYAELKGWRFEILSIDETGIGGYKEVSASIKGKDVFSKLKFESGVHRVQRVPETESQGRIHTSAATVAVLPEVEDVDIKLEEKDLRIDTYRASGAGGQHVNTTDSAVRITHIPTGITVALQDEKSQHKNKAKALKILRARIYEEERRKKDQERADNRREQIGSGDRSERIRTYNFPQGRVSDHRINLTLYKIDEVINGQLDEFVEALIANDEAKKLSEI; via the coding sequence ATGAATATTTCAACCTTTTCAGATAATCTAGCAAAAATTTTAGATAAATATGAGGATTTAAGTGAAAAATTATCTTCAGGAATAGGAGGAGAAGAATTTGTTAAAGCTTCCAAGGAATATGCTGACCTTGAAGATATTGTCCAAAAAATTAAGGAATATAATAAAGCCAAAGCTGAACTCGAAGAGGCAAATAATTTTAAGCAAGAGCCTGGTTTAGATAAGGCGACTTTAGAAATGATAGAGGAAGAAATACGCACTCTTGAAGATTCCTTGCCAAGTCTTGAACGTTCGGTAAAAATAGCTTTACTGCCAAAAGATGAAGCGGATAGTAAAAGTGCTATTATTGAAATTAGAGCAGGAATAGGTGGTGAAGAGGCAGCACTTTTTGCAGCTAAACTGTTTAATATGTATCAAAGATATGCTGAATTAAAAGGCTGGCGTTTTGAGATATTATCTATTGATGAGACAGGTATAGGCGGATATAAAGAAGTTTCAGCTTCGATAAAAGGTAAAGATGTATTCTCTAAGCTCAAATTTGAGTCAGGAGTCCATAGAGTGCAGCGTGTTCCGGAAACAGAATCGCAAGGGCGTATTCATACCTCGGCTGCTACTGTTGCCGTACTTCCTGAAGTAGAAGATGTTGATATTAAACTTGAGGAAAAAGATTTAAGAATTGATACTTATAGAGCTTCAGGAGCAGGTGGGCAGCACGTTAATACAACTGATTCTGCTGTCCGAATCACGCATATACCCACGGGTATTACGGTAGCTTTGCAAGATGAAAAATCCCAACATAAAAATAAAGCTAAAGCATTAAAGATTTTACGTGCTAGAATATATGAAGAAGAACGTAGAAAAAAAGATCAGGAAAGAGCTGATAATAGACGTGAGCAAATAGGATCAGGAGACCGTTCGGAGCGTATTCGTACTTATAACTTTCCACAAGGACGTGTATCGGATCACCGAATAAATCTTACTCTTTATAAAATAGATGAGGTAATTAACGGACAATTAGATGAATTTGTTGAGGCTTTAATTGCCAATGATGAAGCAAAAAAACTTTCGGAAATATAA